A genomic stretch from Gallus gallus isolate bGalGal1 chromosome 13, bGalGal1.mat.broiler.GRCg7b, whole genome shotgun sequence includes:
- the NPY6R gene encoding neuropeptide Y receptor type 6: MDKAIQHPTEILSNQTIPNSSYSQFLNFDTCQPSFPAVFLLITAYILVTTVGLFGNLCLIVIIKRQKEAQNVTNILIANLSLSDVLICIMCIPVTAAYTLMDYWIFGEAMCKISSFIQSMSVTVSVFSLVLIAIERHQLIVNPRGWKPNTSHAYWGIVLIWVFSLMISIPFLIFHQLTDEPFKHLSFHSDFYKNKAACIEAWPSVTERLIFTTSLLLFQYCFPLGFILICYLKIFLCLRRRHSKIDRMRENESRLSENKRINLMLISIVVTFAACWLPLNIFNVVFDWNHEALMSCNHNLAFTLCHLVAMISTCINPIFYGFLNKNFQKDLIGLVLHCRCSASQEEYENIALSNLQTDVSKGSLKLNNHPPVNV, encoded by the coding sequence ATGGATAAAGCCATTCAGCATCCTACAGAGATTTTATCTAATCAAACTATCCCAAACAGCAGCTATTCTCAGTTTTTGAACTTTGATACATGCCAACCTTCCTTCCCTGCAGTATTCTTGCTTATCACAGCCTACATATTAGTTACAACAGTGGGGCTTTTTGGAAACCTTTGCCTGATTGTTATaataaagagacagaaagaagctCAAAATGTTACAAACATTTTGATTGCCAACCTCTCCTTATCGGATGTGTTGATCTGTATCATGTGTATTCCTGTCACGGCTGCATACACTTTAATGGATTACTGGATATTTGGGGAAGCTATGTGTAAAATAAGCTCTTTCATACAAAGTATGTCTGTCACAGTCTCCGTTTTCTCTCTCGTACTGATTGCTATTGAGAGACACCAGTTAATTGTAAATCCTCGTGGCTGGAAGCCTAATACCTCACATGCTTACTGGGGAATTGTTCTCATTTGGGTTTTTTCCCTCATGATATCCATTCCTTTCTTAATATTTCACCAATTAACTGATGAACCATTCAAGCACCTGTCCTTCCACAGCGATTTCTATAAGAACAAAGCTGCGTGCATCGAGGCCTGGCCTTCCGTTACAGAACGGCTGATTTTCACCACGagtctgctgcttttccagtACTGCTTCCCACTGGGGTTTATTCTTATCTGCTATCTCAAGATATTCCTCTGCCTCCGGCGGAGACATAGTAAAATagataggatgagagagaaCGAGAGCAGGTtgagtgaaaacaaaaggattAATCTGATGTTGATATCAATTGTTGTGACCTTTGCAGCTTGCTGGTTGCCTCTCAATATATTCAATGTTGTTTTTGACTGGAACCACGAGGCACTGATGAGCTGTAATCATAACCTAGCATTTACACTGTGCCACCTCGTGGCCATGATCTCAACATGTATCAATCCCATCTTTTATGGATTTCTCAACAAGAATTTCCAGAAGGATTTGATAGGGCTAGTTCTTCACTGCAGATGTTCAGCATCACAAGAGGAGTATGAAAACATTGCCCTTTCAAACCTGCAAACTGATGTATCTAAGGGATCTCTGAAATTAAATAACCACCCTCCTGTGAATGTCTAA